CCTTCGGCGACCATATTACCGTTTCTAATGTCCGTAGGGATATTCATCGCGGGTCTCGGTCTGATGTTTACGAATGATGACTTCGGCAATGCATTTATGAATTTTATGTTCAATAACTATATTGTCGTCATTATTGGTCTGGGGATTACTTTCGGTTGTATGATCGTTCGCTCACTCTATGACGACCATGGATGGCATATTGAGCCTGAGGAACTGGAAGATAAGGGGGCAAAAGCATGACAAACCCACACGCAGAAGCTGTAAATGGTCAGCTGCCTCATGAACCGGAAAAAGCAACGCTGGAGGGCCGCAACAAGATTCTTGGCTTCTGGCTATTCATGGGTGGAGAAGCAGTTCTGTTCGGTACGCTATTCGCGACCTTCCTGGCGCTTCGCAACCAGACACTGGATGGGCCAACAGCAAATGATCTGTTTCATCTTCCCTTGGTTGCAGCGGCAACCTTCACTCTGCTGGTGAGCAGCTTGACGAGCGTATTTGCGATTCAGGCGATGCATAAGCATAACGTCAAAGCGCTCATTAGCTGGCTCGGCGTTACCATTCTGCTTGGACTCGTCTTTCTAGGTATCGAAATCTATGAGTTCTACGAATATGTTGTTCATAAAGAATTTGGTATGACAACGAGCGCATTCAGTTCGGCGTTCTACACGCTGGTCGGCTTTCACGGGGCTCACGTTGCCTTCGGTCTAGGCTGGATCGGACTTCTCATTGGACAGCTGTACAAAAAAGGATTAACGGTCGTAACCGCACCGAAGATTTATGTGTCGGCGATCTACTGGCACTTTATCGACGTGGTCTGGGTCTTCATCTTTACGGTCGTATATCTGCTTGGGAAGGTGGTTTAATCCATGGCGGGTAATGGTCAATCAAGCTCGGGCGCGGAAGGTGTTAAGCATCGCCATCGTCCGGAGGGACCGGAGAAGCATATTGTTGCCTTTATATTCTCGATTGCGCTTACGCTAATTGCATTTGCTGCAGTGGCTGCCGGCGGTGTGAATAATACGTTTACGATTATTATTTTGCTGGTCATGGCTGTGCTTCAGGTCATTATTCAGATGGCATATTGGATGCATATGAAGGACAAAGGGCAT
This sequence is a window from Paenibacillus urinalis. Protein-coding genes within it:
- a CDS encoding cytochrome C oxidase subunit IV family protein, which encodes MAGNGQSSSGAEGVKHRHRPEGPEKHIVAFIFSIALTLIAFAAVAAGGVNNTFTIIILLVMAVLQVIIQMAYWMHMKDKGHLIPLIFMAFGFFVAFTAIITALLWMWW
- a CDS encoding cytochrome (ubi)quinol oxidase subunit III, whose product is MTNPHAEAVNGQLPHEPEKATLEGRNKILGFWLFMGGEAVLFGTLFATFLALRNQTLDGPTANDLFHLPLVAAATFTLLVSSLTSVFAIQAMHKHNVKALISWLGVTILLGLVFLGIEIYEFYEYVVHKEFGMTTSAFSSAFYTLVGFHGAHVAFGLGWIGLLIGQLYKKGLTVVTAPKIYVSAIYWHFIDVVWVFIFTVVYLLGKVV